A genomic region of Trifolium pratense cultivar HEN17-A07 linkage group LG3, ARS_RC_1.1, whole genome shotgun sequence contains the following coding sequences:
- the LOC123917632 gene encoding scarecrow-like protein 23 — MLQSLVPRPPLTSKPNNNNMNAKRAEREHDDDDSTLQEQPSFKRPNYSAEHTAAEAEEHEEAQAFEPENEGESTGLKLLGLLLQCAECVAMDNLDFANDLLPEITELSSPFGTSPERVGAYFAQALQARVVSSCLGSYSPLTAKSVTLTQSQRIFNAFQSYNSVSPLVKFSHFTANQAIFQAVDGEDRIHIIDLDIMQGLQWPGLFHILASRSKKIRSVRITGFGSSSELLESTGRRLADFASSLGLPFEFHPIEGKIGSVTEPSQLGVRPNEAIVVHWMHHCLYDITGSDLGTLRLLSQLRPKLITTVEQDLSHAGSFLARFVEALHYYSALFDALGGGLGVDSVERHMVEQQLLGCEIRNIIAVGGPKRTGEVKVERWGDELKRVGFRPVSLRGNPAAQASLLLGMFPWRGYTLVEENGSLKLGWKDLSLLIASAWQPSDLMTYTD, encoded by the coding sequence ATGCTTCAAAGCTTGGTCCCTCGTCCACCTCTCACTTCCaaacctaataataataatatgaatgcCAAACGCGCCGAACGTGAACATGACGACGATGATTCCACCCTTCAGGAACAACCATCTTTCAAAAGACCTAACTACTCCGCCGAGCACACGGCGGCGGAAGCCGAAGAACACGAGGAAGCACAGGCCTTCGAACCTGAAAACGAAGGTGAATCAACAGGTTTGAAACTCCTAGGGCTTTTGCTTCAATGCGCTGAGTGCGTTGCCATGGATAACCTCGATTTCGCTAACGACTTGTTACCGGAGATTACCGAGCTTTCCTCACCGTTTGGAACTTCGCCGGAGCGCGTCGGAGCTTATTTTGCACAGGCGTTACAAGCGCGTGTGGTGAGTTCTTGTCTCGGTAGTTACTCGCCGTTAACTGCTAAATCGGTAACCCTAACTCAGTCGCAAAGAATCTTCAACGCGTTTCAATCCTACAACTCAGTTTCACCGTTGGtgaaattttctcattttacCGCTAATCAAGCAATTTTCCAAGCTGTGGACGGTGAGGATCGTATCCACATCATCGACCTCGATATCATGCAAGGACTTCAATGGCCAGGATTGTTTCACATCCTCGCTTCACGATCCAAGAAAATTCGTTCTGTTAGAATCACCGGTTTCGGATCTTCTTCAGAGCTTCTAGAATCAACGGGAAGAAGACTCGCCGATTTCGCGAGTTCACTCGGCCTTCCGTTCGAGTTTCATCCAATTGAAGGCAAAATCGGAAGCGTAACGGAACCGAGTCAACTCGGTGTTAGACCAAACGAAGCAATCGTTGTTCACTGGATGCATCATTGTTTATACGATATAACCGGAAGTGATTTAGGAACGTTGAGATTGCTGAGTCAGCTTCGGCCAAAACTAATCACCACCGTTGAACAGGATCTTAGCCACGCTGGTAGCTTCCTCGCGAGGTTTGTGGAAGCTTTGCATTATTACAGCGCGTTGTTCGACGCGCTTGGGGGTGGATTAGGTGTGGACAGTGTTGAGAGGCATATGGTGGAGCAGCAACTGTTGGGGTGTGAGATAAGGAACATTATTGCCGTTGGTGGGCCAAAGAGGACTGGCGAAGTGAAAGTTGAGAGATGGGGAGATGAATTGAAACGGGTCGGATTTCGACCCGTTTCACTTCGGGGTAACCCGGCTGCACAAGCCAGTTTATTGTTGGGGATGTTTCCTTGGAGagggtatactttggtggaagAGAATGGTTCTCTCAAGCTTGGTTGGAAGGATCTTTCACTGTTAATTGCTTCTGCTTGGCAGCCGTCGGATTTGATGACTTATACTGATTGA